The Xylanibacillus composti DNA window AGCGCCTCGTAGCTTTCTGATCCTTGCGAGTTGTCCATCCTTTTTCCTCCTACCCAGGCGACATTCCTCTCCCCATTATAATATGGCCACTGTCAAAAATAGAAGTCTTCGCCTCGCAACCCCCAATCTGACGGTTACTTCACTTTTACGCTGACCCTTGCACCAGACTAATTCATCGGCTGTCAACATGAGTATTTTTGTAACATCCGCATGCCTTTTGGCCATCCTGCAAGTTTCATGTCGACCGCAGCCGTCGAAATAGGGTACAATAGGAATAATTCATAAACTAGTACAAGGGGTTCAATCGAATGAAGTATATGAGCACACGGGGACAGGTTCCCCCCATTGGATTTACCGAGGCGGTCCTGATGGGACTGGCGGACGACGGCGGCTTGCTTGTGCCCGAGCACATTCCGCAGCTGGACGGCGCTATATTGAAGCAGTGGCAGAACCTTTCGTATCCGGAGCTGGCTGCGGAAGTATTCTCGCTGTTTACCGGTGACGATATTCCGCGCGAAGACCTGAAGCAGCTCGCAGAGAACAGTTATGCAACGTTCAGGCACGAAGACGTGACGCCGGTTCGCAAACTGGATGATCGTCGCTACGTGCTTGAGCTGTTCCACGGGCCGACCTTTGCTTTCAAGGATGTGGCCTTGCAGTTTCTCGGCAATTTGTATTCTTACATTTCGCAAAAAACCAATTCGATCATTCATATACTCGGTGCGACCTCCGGCGATACGGGGGCTTCTGCGATCGAGGGCGTGCGCGGCAAAGCCGGCATTCGCATCTGCATCCTCCATCCGCACCAGCGCGTGAGCAAGGTACAGGAACTGCAAATGACCACTGTAGATGACGAGAACGTGCTGAATCTGGCCGTCAAGGGAACGTTCGACGACTGCCAGCGCATCATCAAGGAACTGTTCGCGGATGTGCCCTTCAAGCAGCAATATCATCTCCGCGCCATCAACTCGATCAATATCGCCCGGGTGCTGGCACAGACGGTTTACTATTTCTACGCTTATTTCCAGCTGCGGAAGCAAGGAGAGGAAGCGCCCGTCTCCTTCAGTGTGCCGACCGGCAATTTCGGCGATATATTCGCAGGGTATCTGGCCAAGCGAATGGGCCTGCCTGTCCAGCGGCTCATTCTGGCAACGAATGAAAACAACATCCTGGCGCGATTTGTGAATGAAGGCGTGTACGAGCCGGGAAGCTTCCGGGAAACGTACAGTCCATCGATGGACATTCAGGTAGCCAGCAATTTCGAGCGCTACTTGTTCTACCTGTACGGGGAAGACAGCCGTCAGACGGCAGAATGGATGGAGCAATTCAAGCGTGAAGGACGGATTGCGGTTGCCGGAGAGAAGCTTGATCAAGTGCAGCGGGATTTCGCTGCCTACAGTGTCGGCAATGAGGAGTGTCTGGATGCCATTAGCGCGTACCATGCGCAATATGCCTATCTGCTTGATCCGCATACAGCATGCGGAGCGGCGGCAGCCGACAAGCTGGCGCAGGACGGCGAAGCGGCCGTCGTACTCTCGACAGCTCATCCGGCCAAATTCAACGAAGCCATTGAGCGGCGTGGCCTTCCGCAGACGTTCCCGGATCCTATCCAGGCGCTGTTTGACAAGCCGCAGCGGCAGACAGTCGTGGACAGTACGAACGAAGAAGTCAAGAAGCAGCTAGTCTCCTTTTTCCAATAAACTGGATAAGCCGAAAGGGCCTCTCATCGGAATCACTTCCGAAGGGAGGCCCTTATTGAACTTTCATGGGAGATCCGTCATTGGCGCCTTTCCCTTGCAGCCACACGAACAGCTTCGTCACCCACTTGCTGAACAGCATAATGGCCATATAACCAAGAAACAGATGGGAATACCGCATGCCGTTCGTTGGTTCAAACAAATGGATCGACGAGATCAGCGGCTTGAACACAAATGCAAGCAGCAGGGAAAGCAGCGTGCCATACACATAGTAATTCCGTCTGCCCGCAAGTGTCCATTGGTACAGCAGCATGTAAACGACCGGAACAAACGAAGAGTCTAAACCAAGATTTCCAGACGTGAAAGGAACCATCTGGTAAGGATATTGGCCGTATCCGAACCGATGACTGATCGAGTCGATATAGGTGAAGAGGACATGAACACTGTATCCAAAAAAACCAATCTGAAGCGCTCTCCGTTTATCCAGAATCATAAACAGGACGACTAGCGGCACAACGAACATGAGCACATTCACCCAAAACTGCCACGTTGAGAAGCTCGAATACTCCCGCCAATAATCGATCCAAGTTGATGTCAATTGACGCTGCATCTCGTTAATTCGTTCCAGCATCTCCCGCTGTTGTTCCGACACGGTCAACCACCCTTATCCATTCAGATGATTGTATTGTGCCCGCCAGAAGTGGGAGATATTACGATGTCATGCTCAATTGCTCTAGGACTCTATCCCCTGGCTGAAAGCAGCCACTTCTCCAGCAGGAGCGGCAGAGGTTCCATCTCGAGGCTGTCGTCCGGGTAGACGATGCCAAGTGTCTCATCATCCTCACCGTCCATCAGGAGCGCCTGAATGTATTCATGCAGCGCCTGCATGTAATACTCGCCCAGAAATGCATAGCTGAACGATTCCTTGGGCAGCAGCTCATCCCCGCAAACGCGGGGATCGCTGTAATTCAGGTAGGTTCTGCACGGAATCGGGCGCACGGCGTAGGCCAGGCAGGAACCGCTCTGCGTATCCAGCATCGGGCATGGCAGGTGGAGAGATTTGTACAAGCGCTTGTCATCGGCTTCCTCGTAGGATTGCTCACGCAGCTCACGCAGTTGGCTTCGGTATTGCCTGAAGTACTGCTGCAGATGCCCGGCGACCCGTTCCTTATCCCGCTCGGGCAGAACGTCCACGTAAGCAATGATCAGCTTTGCCTCAAGCGGCGTGATGACAATCGGATAGTAACAGCAGTGCGCACAGCCTTTCCGGCAGCTCGGGGCAAGCTGCGTCTGCTGTTCGATGGTCGCAATTTCCTCATCGACCACCTCCAGCAGCCG harbors:
- the thrC gene encoding threonine synthase — its product is MKYMSTRGQVPPIGFTEAVLMGLADDGGLLVPEHIPQLDGAILKQWQNLSYPELAAEVFSLFTGDDIPREDLKQLAENSYATFRHEDVTPVRKLDDRRYVLELFHGPTFAFKDVALQFLGNLYSYISQKTNSIIHILGATSGDTGASAIEGVRGKAGIRICILHPHQRVSKVQELQMTTVDDENVLNLAVKGTFDDCQRIIKELFADVPFKQQYHLRAINSINIARVLAQTVYYFYAYFQLRKQGEEAPVSFSVPTGNFGDIFAGYLAKRMGLPVQRLILATNENNILARFVNEGVYEPGSFRETYSPSMDIQVASNFERYLFYLYGEDSRQTAEWMEQFKREGRIAVAGEKLDQVQRDFAAYSVGNEECLDAISAYHAQYAYLLDPHTACGAAAADKLAQDGEAAVVLSTAHPAKFNEAIERRGLPQTFPDPIQALFDKPQRQTVVDSTNEEVKKQLVSFFQ
- a CDS encoding YkgJ family cysteine cluster protein, with product MAVDRLYEHEEPTAAEQLLHAYQRLLEVVDEEIATIEQQTQLAPSCRKGCAHCCYYPIVITPLEAKLIIAYVDVLPERDKERVAGHLQQYFRQYRSQLRELREQSYEEADDKRLYKSLHLPCPMLDTQSGSCLAYAVRPIPCRTYLNYSDPRVCGDELLPKESFSYAFLGEYYMQALHEYIQALLMDGEDDETLGIVYPDDSLEMEPLPLLLEKWLLSARG